The genomic interval CGATGCCGCGTACGACACGGCCGTGGTGACACCGAAGAGCCCCACCGACACGAGCGAACTCCCGATGGCGTCGATCATCTCCATCCCCGTGGCAAACATGAGGCCTGGGACAATCAAAAATCCGCCGCCGATGCCAAAGAACCCAGACAACAGTCCTGTACCGCCGCCCGTGGCGAGCACCCGCCCCCATCGGAACGATCCCATCGGATCCGCGGCCGCAGGCTTCCCGTTTCCGCGCCTCGCCTGAATGAGCGTACGAACCGCGATGACGAGGATCAGAAGGGCGAACAAGAACAGAAGCGCCTTCCCGTCGAGCATCTTGCCGAAGATGGAGCCCACCACCGCCCCGATGGCGCCTGGGATGGCAAAGAGAATGGCGGGCTTCCATCGCACGTGGCCGTGCCGCCAGTGCGGGATCAGGTTGATCCACGCGTTGACCGCCACCGCGAGCGCGGTCGTCCCGATGACGATGTGGGCGTTGTGAATGCCCACCACGTAGAGGAGCAAGGGGACGGCGAGAATGGACCCGCCGCCGCCGATGAGGCCCAGCGTGAACCCGACGACCCCGCCACATGCGATGGCAAGCACAATCTGTAAGCCACTCAGCGCGACCATCGAGCTTCCCCCTCAAAATCGAAGTTCTCCGCCCGGATCAATACCCATACAGGTCTGGGTATTGATCCGGGCACAAAAGCCCCGTGAGACGCTTGCCACGCTCAGCCGTGCACCGCGCAGCGGTTCGGGCCAATCTCCATCTCGCTCGCCTCGTCCGGGTTCGGCGTCAGCTTGCCCATGTTCGCCATCCGGATCTGCTGATACGCGTTCGGCTGCGGCGGCAAGTTCTCCGTCACCGTCGTGAAGAATTCGCCCTCGTCCTGGATCTGAAGGCCTGGGTTCTTCTCGTAGAGCTCCGACAACGTGGCGCACACGCAGCCTTGCTCATTCACCTCGGACGCCCACGCGTAGTGCGCCGGGAGCACGACGAGATGGCCGGGAAGTTTGCGATACGTCTCGTACAGCGTCCGCCGCAAATCTGGCGCGAACTCCTTCGCGCGCCCCGCGAGATCCGGGCGGCCGATGGAGCCCACAAACAGAATGTCTCCGCTCAACAGGTACTGCCCATCCACCACGAGCGACGTGCTGCCCGGCGTGTGCCCCGGCGAGTGCAGCGCCCGGATGGCGATCCGGCTGTCGCCAATGCGGATTTCATCACCGTCGTTCAGCGGATGGTACGCGTACGTCACCTCGCTGGCATCCCCCGGCGGCAGATAATACGCGGCTCCAGCTGCCTCTGCCAACGCGCGCCCGCCCGAGATGTGGTCCGCGTGCAAATGCGTGTCGATCACGGCAACAAGCTTCGCGCCTTGCTCCTTTGCGAACTGCAGGTACACGTCCACGAACCGCGCCGGATCGACCACGGCCATCTCGCCGTTCGAGACGACGGCGTACGACAGGCATCCCTTGCCGACCCGCAAGAACTGGTACAGCGCGCCTCCTGCGACGTCGCCCACCTTCACCGGGTGCAGGTACTCGCTCCAAGCGCGCATGCCGCCCTGCAGATACGCGACGCGATGGAGCCCCGCCTTCACGAGCTCCTCCGCGACAAACTTGGACGAGCCCTCTTTCGCGCACACAACGAGGATGTCCTTGTCCTTGGGCAGCTTCGGGACGAGATGATCCACGCCGTCCAACAGATCGAAGTACGGCACGTTCATCGCCTCGATCCCGTCCCCCTCGATGCGCCAGTCCGCGAATGCGTCCTCGTTGCGCACGTCGAGGAGGAAGAACGGTTCGCGGCGAAGGATGCGATCGTACACTTCCGCTGGGGTCCAAGCCGTCAACGTCAGCTCCATCATTCCTCCACCTCCGACTGTTCCACAGGCCCGTTCCACTCCGCCATGCCAGGCACGACGTTTTTCACGCGCGTAAAGCCGTGATCGGCGAGAATCTGGCAGGCCATGTCGCTGCGATTGCCCGTGCGGCACACCACGTAGATGTCCTTGCCCTCGTACGACTTCAGCTCGTCGATGCGGGCTTCGAGCGATCCGAGCGGCACGAGGATGGCCCCCGGGATGTGGCCAAACGCGTATTCCATGGGCTCGCGCACGTCGATCACGACCGCGTCGCCCTTCGACACGCGCTCGGCGAGCTCCTCATTCGACGCCACGTGTGGGTATTTCTTCTCGGGCTTCGCC from Alicyclobacillus acidocaldarius subsp. acidocaldarius DSM 446 carries:
- a CDS encoding sulfite exporter TauE/SafE family protein, which produces MVALSGLQIVLAIACGGVVGFTLGLIGGGGSILAVPLLLYVVGIHNAHIVIGTTALAVAVNAWINLIPHWRHGHVRWKPAILFAIPGAIGAVVGSIFGKMLDGKALLFLFALLILVIAVRTLIQARRGNGKPAAADPMGSFRWGRVLATGGGTGLLSGFFGIGGGFLIVPGLMFATGMEMIDAIGSSLVSVGLFGVTTAVSYAASGLVAWNVFLLYVLGGIAGGFFGTLVSSKLGNRKSLLQTIFGSILVLVALYMLYDNISILIH
- a CDS encoding MBL fold metallo-hydrolase; the encoded protein is MMELTLTAWTPAEVYDRILRREPFFLLDVRNEDAFADWRIEGDGIEAMNVPYFDLLDGVDHLVPKLPKDKDILVVCAKEGSSKFVAEELVKAGLHRVAYLQGGMRAWSEYLHPVKVGDVAGGALYQFLRVGKGCLSYAVVSNGEMAVVDPARFVDVYLQFAKEQGAKLVAVIDTHLHADHISGGRALAEAAGAAYYLPPGDASEVTYAYHPLNDGDEIRIGDSRIAIRALHSPGHTPGSTSLVVDGQYLLSGDILFVGSIGRPDLAGRAKEFAPDLRRTLYETYRKLPGHLVVLPAHYAWASEVNEQGCVCATLSELYEKNPGLQIQDEGEFFTTVTENLPPQPNAYQQIRMANMGKLTPNPDEASEMEIGPNRCAVHG
- a CDS encoding sulfurtransferase TusA family protein, producing MSSTGQTQAYTVDKLIDCKGLSCPMPMVRTKKAIDEMEAGQVLEVLATDPGSVADIRSWATRTGHQYLGTVEKDGVFRHYIRKAAPDEAKPEKKYPHVASNEELAERVSKGDAVVIDVREPMEYAFGHIPGAILVPLGSLEARIDELKSYEGKDIYVVCRTGNRSDMACQILADHGFTRVKNVVPGMAEWNGPVEQSEVEE